The Malus sylvestris chromosome 12, drMalSylv7.2, whole genome shotgun sequence genome contains a region encoding:
- the LOC126593357 gene encoding uncharacterized protein LOC126593357 isoform X4, translating into MMAYIFNAMTHLAIDVRLMAFKFLELAIQYHPPSFFLNAEKILQSFEDILQRNQFFLEDKGKLKTALAGLEPCLSLLPCNTREAGSCEKNGAGQGRLHAFEPDVPAKSAGCSIIIPKLKDLVPVLVNCFQDFIPEVQTGSLLNTQSFDCMMSILNSINLAVKFFLYMTDEGKLESQPSQGGHGVTMCDTISVTLVKKFLQVLFPLNMRNQLSEKDDVKYFVLNTVMTEIFLHLSKWICPPPALFEKVLAFLEDSLLGKVCNDTLSGKEVWEKHLISLLPFVPKLVSQVADDWKSRLLQAFSEAFKDCNPVSPLKLACLSVLEELLVPRQDMLYLDPSIPEILDFQITWIRELPVLVILLGDKNPYYSQVVLHLLLRLGQRALVNSSFAWEYDNMQLSLEEFFGISQDDGNVSYGPFVRLPRDSQELSLSCLCYISNLGPLLLKSIAYCCLCPDLEQYVLFRTIEVLNSAYKSGHIQIVDHISCLITLLSRFRVFPENIVPVRESDVNISNRGTFKSLSRIVCSCLSQMGDNTLVLQMLEKIILDQMSQNPPLDNVCAMLRTLITLDSNTTIISQRAFISLGNILPRYLIDVVQCIVEDDKKTTVSISSSSCRYYLIPCFVLFDKSHELLNLVLNTLGSWITESSLPHVTGDHTHYAADISSMVDAVVFLLQLMHMDDKICQIKSLFKAEIDYIMEGIRLLESSEEISMTIEEKHKVQCARGRLQNVINTLHGEMQSV; encoded by the exons ATGATGGCCTATATATTTAATGCAATGACACATTTAGCAATCGATGTTCGGTTGATGGCTTTCAAATTTTTGGAGCTTGCTATCCAATACCATCCACCTTCCTTCTTCTTGAATGCTGAAAAG ATTCTTCAAAGCTTTGAGGATATTCTGCAGAGGAACCAGTTTTTTTTAGAGGACAAGGGCAAGCTCAAGACTGCTCTTGCTGGCCTGGAACCATGCTTGTCGCTTTTGCCATGTAACACGAGAGAAGCTGGCTCATGTGAAAAg AATGGTGCTGGACAAGGGAGACTGCATGCTTTTGAGCCTGATGTACCTGCAAAATCTGCTG GATGTTCAATCATCATCCCGAAACTAAAAGACCTTGTCCCAGTTCTAGTAAATTGTTTCCAAGATTTTATTCCGGAAGTTCAGACTGGCTCTCTTCTTAATACACAATCATTTGATTGTATGATGTCCATACTTAACAGCATAAACCTTGCAGTCAAATTCTTCTTGTATATGACTGATGAGGGTAAACTAGAATCACAACCTTCTCAAGGGGGGCATGGTGTGACTATGTGTGATACTATCTCTGTGACGCTAGTGAAGAAGTTTTTGCAAGTTTTGTTTCCCCTGAACATGAGAAATCAACTTTCAGAAAAG GATGATGTTAAATATTTTGTATTGAACACTGTGATGACAGAAATATTTTTGCACTTAAGCAAATGGATCTGCCCTCCTCCTGCTTTATTTGAGAAAGTTTTAGCATTTCTGGAAGATTCTCTGCTTGGAAAG GTATGCAATGACACGCTTTCTGGTAAGGAAGTCTGGGAGAAGCATTTAATTTCACTTCTTCCTTTTGTTCCAAAACTTGTTTCTCAAGTGGCAGATGACTGGAAGTCTCGCCTTCTTCAG GCTTTTAGTGAGGCATTCAAGGACTGCAATCCTGTATCCCCTTTAAAGTTGGCTTGTCTTTCCGTACTAGAGGAGCTGCTAGTTCCC AGACAAGATATGCTGTACCTGGATCCGAGTATTCCCGAGATATTAGACTTTCAGATTACCTGGATAAGAGAGCTTCCTGTGTTGGTTATCCTGCTGGGTGATAAAAACCCATACTATTCCCAG GTTGTGCTGCACCTTCTACTTCGCCTGGGACAACGTGCTTTAGTGAACTCTTCCTTTGCATGGGAATATGACAACATGCAATTGTCACTTGAAGAATTTTTTGGCATTAGTCAAGATGATG GAAATGTATCATATGGTCCCTTTGTAAGGCTTCCCAGAGATTCTCAAGAACTTTCTCTTTCCTGCCTCTGTTATATCTCTAATTTGGGTCCACTTTTGCTGAAGTCAATAGCTTACTGTTGCCTAT GTCCTGATCTGGAACAATATGTATTATTTCGAACCATAGAGGTCCTGAATTCAGCTTATAAATCTGGGCATATTCAGATTGTTGATCACATTAGTTGCTTGATCACTTTGCTCTCCCGTTTCAGAGTTTTCCCAG AAAATATCGTTCCTGTTAGAGAGAGTGATGTGAATATCTCGAATCGAGGGACTTTTAAGTCACTCAGCCGAATTGTCTGCTCATGCCTGTCACAGATGGGTGATAATACTCTTGTTTTGCAGATGCTAGAGAAAATTATACTCGATCAGATG TCTCAAAATCCTCCTCTAGACAACGTTTGTGCTATGCTTAGGACGCTTATTACACTGGACTCTAATACCACAATAATTTCCCAAAGAGCTTTTATAAGCCTAGGCAATATCCTTCCACGGTATCTGATTGACGTTGTGCAG TGCATTGTTGAAGATGACAAGAAGACCACCGTTTCCATTTCTTCAAGTTCATGTCGTTATTATCTCATCCCTTGCTTTGTCTTGTTTGATAAAAGTCACGAACTTCTGAATCTTGTATTGAATACGTTGGGGTCATGGATAACTGAAAGTAGTTTGCCGCATGTAACTGGTGATCATACCCACTACGCAGCTGACATTTCAAGTATGGTAGATGCAGTCGTTTTCCTGCTTCAATTGATGCATATGGATGACAAAATCTGCCAAATCAAATCTTTGTTCAAGGCGGAGATTGACTATATCATGGAAGGCATCAGGTTATTAGAG TCATCAGAGGAAATCAGCATGACGATTGAAGAAAAGCACAAGGTGCAATGTGCACGTGGTAGACTACAGAATGTAATAAATACACTGCACGGTGAGATGCAGTCAGTCTAG